AATTCGAGATACCACTATCAGGTTACGTCGCCATACCCGTACGGGTTCATGTCACGCATCAATTCATCAGAAAACCCTATTCTGTCGTCAGCATCCAGTACGCTGTTAGCCACTTTTGTTCTGGACTATCCAGCAACTCATATTGTTCCTCAACGCGTTGTGGTTCCTCTGAGGCGGCAAGAGAAACTATTAGCGCAGCAACAAGTCCGTTATCCTTACGCTCACAAGCCTTACTAAGACATTCTTCGATTTCAACGAGTGAAACTACCCGACCAACGCTTTTCCATCGTTCGCTCGGCTCCAAGAAAAAGGGCGATGCGCCCAAAATCGAGAGATCATGTTCACGTTTCAAGTACTCTTTCAAGGCGTCTTCGAAAGCAGTTTGTGCCAATTGCCGCACACCCGCCTTTTCGGCAACGTCGCCGATTTGAAGGAGTTTAAGAACACTACTACTGGAATCATTCTCTTTAACAAGTCCAATCACTTTTTGGAGTTGAACCTTTGCCAAGTCCGTTCGACCTTCCGCAGCAGCAACCTCCGCGCTACGCAGTGCCCGTGTATATTGCAGATCTTCTTCCGACATCTGTTGGTCGATTGCCAACCTAATCTGTTGGTCGAGGTAACCAGGGTCGCTGGGAACAAGAAGGCGGCCCACTTTGTTGATTCGCTCCTCCAGTTTCGTTCGAAGATCAGGATCGCTGATTCGCTCGACCAGCTTATGGGCCTCGTCTAATTCTCCAACTTCGGAAAGATTGCTCACGATACTCTTAAGTGTGCTATCGCGATTTTCCGGATCAAAGGAATCCAAATCGCACTTCGCTAGTGCGACTTGTAAGCCAGTCATATCACGACGTTTTATGCGTTCCACCGCAACCAATGTGAACGCACGTAGCTTTCCGTATCGGGGCAGAGGATCTGCGACGCGAAACGCCGCTTCCAGATCACCACACTGCGCAAACCCCGACGCGGCGAAATAGCGAAAGCTCATTGCTTTCTGCGGTACGCCTGCAGGAAGTAACGAAAGGGTTTCTTCAACACATCCTTTGGCAGCCAGGACGTGCGCCGACACATCGCGCACGTAGTCTTTGGAGTGTTCAGGAAGCCGTTCTCCATTGAGTAGGGCATTCGTTAGATCGAAGGTTCGTTGAACCCAAACGTGGTTGGTTGTGGCGTCGGCGTTTGCTGGGGCCACTAGAAGTACGCCAAAAAGTAGAATGGGAAACGTCCAATGGCGTTGGCAAGCTCGATAGGATTGAGAAAACACGACAGTTCCATACCCAAGTGCGTACGAATGATGATTCGATCTAATTCCGCAATCCTTTCAGTCTACCCACCACCGAACGGAAAGCATGGTACACCCTGACAGCATTTCCAGAATATGCCTTAACCGTTTCATATACCAAAGGTTACGGCAATTCACTGCGACTCTAAATTGACAATTGAACATCCATCCGGCATACTTTCTTCTCTGGCAAGCGAAATTTCGCTTCCCCCGGGTAGACCAGTTTCGATTATTCGCTAAACTGGTGCTTTCCTAGATGAGGGAATTGGATCCTTAAGGGATTCTGCTTTCCTTTTGCGGGTGTAGCTCAGTTGGTAGAGCACAACGTTGCCAACGTTGTTGTCGACGGTTCGAATCCGTTCACCCGCTCTTACTTTTGATTGCATTGCGAAGTGTGCCTCATTTGGCACACGCAATGCAGCAAAACATCTGGTGGATGTGGCTCTTGGCAGTGCTTTGCCACATCGCCACGTTTAATCCGAGACGCTGTAAAGCATAAACAGTGTGACGAGTCTCGCGGCGTGGGTGAGGATAAACCCACCCATTCTGCTCTGACATCAGTTGCTAATGAATCCCGCGAATACTGCGGGCTTTCTGATTGTTCACCCCAGATTTTGCGGAATCGCTGAATGAATTCGCCTGACATTGAAAACGCCGAAGGTTCGGTTGCTGAAGCGGATGCCCCCAAGAAGTTGACGCTCGACGTTAAAGTCGACGCTCCTAGCTCTTGCCAGCGACACGTCACGGTCACTGTTTCGCGTGAGGACATCGATCGTTACTTTGACGTTGCGATCGAAGACATGGTCCCGAACGCTGCTGTTCCTGGTTTCCGTAAGGGTTTCGCCCCGAAGAAGCTGGTTGAAAAGCGTTTCCGTGCGGAAGTTAAGGACCAAGTGAAGGGCACGCTGTTGATGGACAGCATGACCCAAGCCACGGAAGAGCAATCGTTCTCGGCAATCAGCGAGCCTGATTTCAACTACTCGGTGATCGAACTGCCAGACGAAGGGGATCTGACCTTCGAATTCGATATCGAAGTCCGCCCAGAGTTCGACCTGCCGAAATGGAAGGGTCTGAAACTCGAAAAGCCGACCAAGTCGTTCGAGAAGGAAGATATCGACAAGCATCTGACACAGGTTCTTGGTCGCTACGCTTCGTTGGCCCCGTACGAAGGTGCTGCCGAAAAGGACGATTTCCTGGTCTGTAATCTGATCTTCAAGCACGACGGCAAGAAGATCGAACACGCCGAAGAAGAGCAGATTCGTCTTCGCGAAAAGCTGAGCTTCCAAGATGCGAAGTGGGAAGACTTCGGTAAGGAAATGACCGGGGCCAAGGCGGGCGATAAGAAGACCGCTACCCTAACCATCAGCGACGAAGCTGCCAACGAGCAAATGCGTGGCAAGGAAGTCGAGATGGAAATTGAAGTCCTGGAAGTGAAGCGTATGGAGCTTCCGGAAATGGACGAAGCGTTCCTGAAGCAAATCGGCGGCTTTGAAAGCGAAGGCGATTTGCGTGACTACGTGAAGTCGGACATGGAACGCCAATTGGCCTACTACCAGCAGCAACGTCTGCGTCAGCAAATCACCGAAGAGCTGACCAAGGACGCCGATTGGGATCTGCCGCCGGAGCTGCTGAAGCGACAAGCTCGCCGCGAACTGGAACGAGCCACTCTCGAACTCCGCTCGGCCGGGTTTGGTGAGGACGACATCCGTGCTCACGAAAACGAACTGCGTCAAAACAGCATGGCTTCGACTCGCAAGGCGTTGAAGGAGCACTTCATCCTCGAGCGAATTGCCGAAGAAGAGAAAATCGAAGAGTCGCAGCAAGACTACGATATGGAAGTCATGCAGATCGCCATGCAGCGTGGTGAATCGCCACGACGCGTGCGTGCCCAACTGGAAAAGGGGGGCATGATGGACGTGCTGCGTAATCAAATCATTGAACGCAAAGTGATCGACCTGATCAACAGCGAAGCGACCCACACCGAAACGGACGCCGACCTGCAGCAGGGCAACACCGCCGCGGTCAACATCCTGATCTGTGGTGAAGGGGAAGAAGCTGCCCCGGCCACCGAGAAGGAAGAAGCTTCGGACGCCGAATAGTCCGTGAAGTTTCTTTGTGAAATACCCACAAGCCCTGATCGTACGGTCAGGGCTTGTGTCATTTCTTGGTTTACCTATTTCCACATTCTGCCGTGATAGCAGGACGTGCTTGGCTGAATTTCGGCGTTCCAGCGGACTGAAACTTTAGCCGTGGCAAAATAATCCGGCTCGTACCGGTTAGCAAAAGTACAAAAAGTTCGCAGGCCCCCTTACCAAGTGTCTTCTACGGTTGTCTTCCCCTGGTAACTGGAGACAATAACAGGGTACTTCTCGATGTTTGCTTCGCCGGAAGCGGACCGGGCGGGCAGGTGGGTTTGTTCCAGTGCCACGGCGTCCTTTCGCGGCACTTTTGAATTGGAAGGATCGACGACCATGAATTTTGATTATCTCAATGCACCCGTCGGGCCCCAGGCGATGGCCTACGCCGAATACCAACGGCAGCGTCAGATGACGCTGAACGATCTCTTGCTGGAGAATCGGATTATCTTCCTGCAGGGCGAGATCTACGACGGTAACGCCAACCAACTGGTGATGCAGCTGCTGTACTTGCAGAGCGAAAACCGCCGCAAGCAGATTCACTTCTACATCAACTCGCCAGGTGGTAGTGTCACCGCAACGATGGCCATCTACGACACGATGAATATGCTCTCGTGCCCGGTCGCCACTTACTGCGTTGGTTTGGCCGCCAGCGGTGGCGCTATCTTGCTGGCCGGTGGTGCTGCTGGTAAGCGTTTCATCCTGCCGCATGCTAAAGTGATGATCCACCAACCGCATGGTGGCGTCGGCGGTCAGGTTTCGGACATCGAAATTCAAGCCAACGAAATCATCAAGACGCGCGAAGAACTGAATAAGATTCTCGCTCAACATTGCGACCAGCCGATCGATAAGATCGCCAAGGACGTCAACCGCGACTTCTACATGAACGCCCAAGAGGCTAAGGAATATCGGATCGTCGACGAGATCCTCAACAAACCGCCCGCAGAAGCAGGCGAAGAGGACTAAAGGCAAATTGGCCGGAACTTCCGATTCTCGTACCCTCGCCCCTTTAGGGAGAGGGTTAAGGTGAAAAGGAAAAAGCCAGGCACTCGCCAACCACCTTCAACGATCTCGACATTCCGATACTCAAATACACATTCCAGACACTGGAGCTTATACCATGCCTCTGATTCCTTACGTGGTGGAAAAAAGCGGACGGGAAGAACGCGTCTTCGATATTTACAGCCGCTTGCTGAAAGACCGAATCATCTTTCTGGGCACTGGCGTCAATGATGAAGTCGCCAACCTGATCGTGGCTCAGATGCTCTTCCTGCAATCGGAAGATCCTAAGGCTGACATCAACTTATACGTCAACTCACCGGGGGGTAGCGTCAGCGCCGGGATGGCGATTTACGACACCATGCAGTTTGTGACCTGCGATGTTGCGACCTACTGCATCGGTCAGGCCGCTTCGATGGGTGCGGTGCTCCTAACGGCTGGTGCCGCTGGCAAGCGATATGCACTGCCGAACGCTCGCGTGATGATTCACCAACCGCTGGCTGGCATGCAGGGTACTGCGGAAGATATTCTGATTCACGCTACGGAATTCAAGCGGATCAAGCACCGCATGAACGAAATCCTTTTAAAGCACACCGGCAAGCCTATCGATCAAATCGAAGCCGATACCGATCGCGATCGCTTCATGAGCGCTGAAGAAGCCGCTGAGTACGGCTTGATCGACAAGGTAGTTGAGCACATGACCAACTAACGTTGGTTTGGCTCAACAATTGAATCCACGAAAGATGCCCGGTATAGTGCCGGGCATCTTTTTTTGTTTTCGTTCTTCAATTTTCCAGGGGCCGCACATGTCGCAGTGGGAAACAACCATCATTCCATTGAAAGACGCAAGCGATCTCCTAATCGCCTTTGGAGTAGATACCGGTAGCGACCAAGTCCATCGCTGGAAGCGGGAGGATGGTTTCCGCTGGATCGACCTGGAAGGGCTGCTTAGCGAAAGCGATTCGGTCCTTGTAATCGATTGGCGAGAGGAATTATCCATTGCTCTGGAAGAGATCCAAGAACAATTGGAGCAACTGCAAATCGACTTCGAGTTCGACCTGGATGAAAACGAGGAACAAGGAGATATCACCGTCGAAGACGTAACGAAACCAGTCAAATACATACCCGATGATGGGGACGAATTCCATACTGTCATCAACACAATCAACGAGCTTATCCAGCCCAGAGCCCGGTATCGCATGTTTCGCTCGTCCGAGGGAAGTGATACTTGGAGCTACACGTTGCTGACGGAAGAAGCTTGGCGAAAGTTGGAGTCAGACGCCCCAAAGACGGTTGTGCTCTTGTTCGCATGATCCTACCTCGTGACACTTACTTCCACTCATCCCACACCACTTCAATATGCACGTTATTGAAGTCCGGGTCTTCTACATCACCTCCGTGGTGGGCGATGCCTCCGGGTGGTAACGCTTCCATTCGGATCGCCTTACCCTCGGGAACGACCAGGCCGAAAGCTTGGTGCTCGATTAGTCGTTGAATCATTTCGACGACCGCTTTTTTCTGATCGCTCGGTACGTTGTGGACGCTGATGTCAGGGCGGCCGAACTTGCGCATGCCGCGGGTATGGTACCAGGTGCGATCATTGGCATGTTCTTCCGGTGAGAAAAGGGTCACCGTATGACTTCGCGGTACTGGCTTAGCTGGCTCGAAGATTCGCTCTTTCCATTCTCTTGGATGCCACCACTGAAACATCTGTGGGTCGTAAACCGCACAACATCCTTCATCGAGAAAATAGGTGATTAGCCCAACCGTGTTTCGCAAGTAATTTAGGTTCGAATCATCTTCCGGGCTTCCTCGCAATACCGTACACGAGTCGCACTGCTCGATCTGTTCAGCCAATTCGGGCTCGTTTTGCTGAAGTTGTTCCCACAGATAACCTTCCTGGAAACTCGAGACAACCTCGGGATGCTGCTCAGGACCATATCGCATTACTTTGATCCCCGCAGGCATTTCGCTACAACGATACTTACTCGCCGACAACGAATTGCCAGCGGTTGGTTTTCCAAAGAGCACATAGAACAGAAAGGGTTCTCCGCCGCCAGGCGTGTAATGCTTACGGGTCCAATCTTCGAGATCTGCAGTCATGATGTTTAACTTTCTTCGTTGGGGCTTTCAGAAAGGAATTCTTCCAACTTCTTAAGACCATCGATATGCTCTTGAAGTTGGGGAGGTGTAGGCATGCCGCGCATCATCTTCATCGCTTCGTCCATCTGCTTGAGCTGATTACGAACAATGTCGGCTGGCGTTTCGCCGTTGGGGCTTAGGCGTGTAGGATCGGCACCCAGTTCCAGCAGAAGCTTGACGACGGGCTTCGAGCCTCGCATAGCGGCAGCGTGCAGTAGCGTACCGGTGTGTTGATCGTACTCATTGACGTCCGCTCCGAGTGCGATCAGTTCGCGAACGTTGTCGCCTTTACCGGCCATCACGGCCATATGAAGTGGTGAACTACCAACGCCCTGATTTCCTCGAAAATGAACGTCCGCGCCAAGCTCAACCATCCTTCGAAGGAACTCAGGCGAAGCATTTCCTGCGGCGAGAGACAACGGCGGGACGATAAACATCTGATTCGTTTCGTTGATGTTCGCTCCTTCACCAACGAGACGTTCGATCGCCGCGAGATCTCCACGCATGGCCGCTTCATGAACGGGCGAAGTGGAAACGCGTGCCGCTGGCGACTCTTCGCCCATCTCCGCCATTCCCTCAAAATCTTCCATGCCCATTTCAAAGATTCCGGGGTGATCCGATGGCTCGCCCTGACCGATCCATAGCGCACCGACTTCTTCCGGTTGAACATCACGCCCGATGTCGCCGTAATCGGTGTAAAGCATCTCGGATCTGATCTCTAAGTGAGGGGCCAATGCACTGAGTCGCTCTTCCGCGAAGACATATTGCGAAGTAATTCCTTGCATCGCTTCAGCCTGCGTCCAAATCTTGAGTATCTCCTCCAAAGCCTCGACTGAGGTTTCTGCCCGACAATACTTTCTGAGAAGCTCGCAATTGGCAGCCATCGCACTTTCCTGCGACGTGTCGCCGTCAAAGTAACCGGGACAAGAGTTGTATTCATCCAGCAACTTCCCGTTGTCGTACAACCAATAACAGATGAAGTCACTATCGTGATTTAGAAAGGCAAAGACGGGTGCTTCCAACTGGCGAGATAAAGGTTGAGCGATCTCTTGAATTCGCGCCGTGTTTTGCCGCGAAGCTAACGAATCCCAGAAACTGATCCAGCGGCCAGTTGGGCCAGAGATCCAGCCGCCTTCGATGCCGATCCCCTGCAGCACATCGGTGACTCGATCTTGGGACGAACCCTGCACGTGAAAATTGACAACAAACGCACCCATCGTAATTCTCCGCGTATCGCTTACCGAATGAGTTGGCTCACGGAATCTCTTGTTTCGATCAAAACATCACATCAACGAGAACAACCACAGCAGTGCCAACCAAATGGAACTGACCACGAAATTGACCGCCAGTGATTGAAAAATCAGATAGCGTGTCCTAGAAGAAAAGTTCCAGCTGAGCCGCAGCGCTGCGAAGAGTAGGAACAAAGAATAGAGCGTTCCAAACAATGGAATCAGAATGCCCAACACAGCAGCGTTCGCAGACTGCGTGATCAGATCTTCCGCTTCCTCTTGAGAAGTTGGCTCGTCCTCTGCTTCGATCTTCTCAAACATTGCCTGGACTGTCGGGGGCGCGTATGGGTTCGTCTCGTCCACGCTGGCCGACTCTGGGAGCGAAGCATTGGCCGGATCACGCGGGTCAGAACCATCCGACTCGGTTGCCAAATCGGCGACTTCTGGAAATGGCGCCTCGACTTCTTCGCGTGGCTGGCCGCACGACCAACACATATCGAAGCCTGGCTCGATCACTTCTTCACACTCGCCACAAAACCACGGTCCGTTAATCGGATCACGGGCCTCGCGACTTAGTTCGTCGAGCAACCTCTGGGCACGCTTTGAATCTTCCGAACGGACAATCAGCTTCACGTCGCCCAGCGCCGAGCCGATGTAGCTTAGACTCGTCTTGAGATCAGCTCCCTCGATGAACGCGTCGATGCCATTCCAATTGAGCACGGCCTTGGCGTGCTCAGCATCGGCGGGATTATGCCAGCTGGCAATCTTGACGAATTCGGGGGAGGGCATGATGTGGCATTCCTGGAATGATTGTGCCTCGAAAATACACGTTCGATTCGGTGTGTCAAACAAATTCTGGAAGAGTCCTGGCCATTCGAAACAACCAAGGCCGCGTCGTGGCGGCCTTGCCTCTTCCGTGACAAGTTTGGCAACGTTTGTCCGCGTTAGTAATCAATCTGACAGCGAACCGCGTAGACATCGGCGAAGCTGCTGCGGTAAGTCGGATCGTTCAGGTCGGAGTAGATATAGTTGAGCTGAAACTTGGTATGGGCGATTAAATACCAATTCAAACCAAGCTCAGTATTCCGATTTGTAGTCTCGGTCCACGAATAACGCTAGCCGTCAGTTACCCTCATACTGATGGGCAGACTAACCTTTGCTGGCATTCGCTCACTGGCGAAATGGCAATTACCGTTTGCTATCGTGGCATTGGGTTTGACCTGGATAGCGAATTTTCGTACCTATGCCGCATGCGCGTCAGATCTTTAGCGAATCCTGACGCCAAGTGGCCAATTTGCCAGGAAAGTTTGATCGACGTGCTATCACGTTACCACGCAATTCGACTCGCAACGGTTTGCCTATCGTTGTTCGCCATCGTCGGTGGTTGCCGAACCACCGATCCGTCGATTCAACTGCTCGAGCATGAAGCACGCGGTCTGGAAGACAAGGTCTATCATTTGCACGACATCGTGCAGCGAAAGGAAGCCGAGATCGCTTCGCTTCGTCGCGAAAACGAAACTCTCCGCAAACAGCTTGGTCTCCCTCAGGGCCAAACTGCCGCATCAATCGAAGAGGAATTGATCCCGACACCAACTTCACGGGCGACAACGGTCGACGTGGAGGAACTGGAGAGCTCGCTCAGCCCAGTCATCGAGATGGGTATGTCGAGCAGCCTGCCAGAACTTGAGAGCGTGGCCCCCGGTCCTGAATTAATGGAAGGTCCGCTCCTTCAGGAGTTTCAGCCGAGTGAGGAAGTTGTCACGGATCGAGTAGTCACCAAAATTGTTCTTAACCCCAAGCTGACCGGCGGCTACAGCGTCGACAATAAAGCAGGGGACGACGGACTCATGGTGGTGATTGAACCGCAGAACGTGGAAGGACAGTACGTCGACGTCGCAGGTCCGGTATCGGTCGTTCTGCTTGACCCTGCTTACTCCGGCAAAGAAGCGTTTGTCGACCGCTGGGACTTCGACGCTAGTTACGCGACGGATCATTTACAGTGCACCCTTCTAGGAAAAGGGGTTCATCTGAAGATTCCGTGGACCGAAGGGCCGCCAAAACATGAGAGCCTCCAGTTACACGTCCGTTACACAACGGAAGATGGCGAAGTGCTCGAGCAGAAGAAAGACATCAAGATCGATCTTCGAGGTGGCACTTCGCAAAGCTGGACTCCGGCCACAGTGCCGTTGCCTGGCCCGCGCACGGCTGCCAAACCAGCCGAATCAAGCGGCGATTCTTCATCAGAACGCACTGGCTTGCTGAAGAAGCCACTCTGGAAGCCTTTTCGATAAGCCATCGATAAGGATGTAGCTGACGCAACGGTCACCTTCTAGAATCGGTTTCGATTCAAATTTCTAAGGTGACACCGCATGACCCCAAATGACGTCTATCTCGCGGGAGCGATCGCAGCTCCGGTCCTCGTATTTGGCCTATTCGCGCCAATAATCGTCTGGCTAAGCTTGATGCTTCTTTCGCCTGATACGCTGGACGGTCTTTTCGAGCAACGACTTATTCAAGTCCGTGGAATTCGATTCCGCTTTGCCAAGTTCCTCTTGCGAGTCTTTCTTGGACTCTTAGCAGCTTTGGCTACCGTTTTGGCGGTGATATTTCTCTTCGCCATGGGACGAGTCGTTGAAATTGGTTTGTTGGTAAGCAGCCTGATACTTGCAACCTGGTGGCTCTACTTGTTAGGAGGGAGCATCGTTTACGCTTGGCAGATTTTAGATGTCCTTGGCGAATCGTGATCTCTCCCGATGAGCGAAAGTGACCTCTTCGAAACAAAAAAAGCGGACTTCCGTGAAGACCGCTTTTCGCGATTCGTTTATTTTTAGCAACCGGTTAGGCACTCTTACGTTGAGCCGGTGTATCCAGGTTCGCTTCGATACCATAGAAGCGAGCGATCGACGATACAACCGCTCGTTGTTCGGCGTCGGTCAGTTCTGGGAAGATTGGCAACGCCAAGACTTCTTCAGCCGCCTTTTCGGTTTCTGGCAGTGGCGCCAATTCTTCTTTCAATCCGGCGAAGCACTGTTGTTGATGTAACGGAACCGGGTAATAGATTTCGCTACCAATTTTGTGATCGGC
The genomic region above belongs to Blastopirellula marina and contains:
- a CDS encoding putative signal transducing protein; this encodes MPSPEFVKIASWHNPADAEHAKAVLNWNGIDAFIEGADLKTSLSYIGSALGDVKLIVRSEDSKRAQRLLDELSREARDPINGPWFCGECEEVIEPGFDMCWSCGQPREEVEAPFPEVADLATESDGSDPRDPANASLPESASVDETNPYAPPTVQAMFEKIEAEDEPTSQEEAEDLITQSANAAVLGILIPLFGTLYSLFLLFAALRLSWNFSSRTRYLIFQSLAVNFVVSSIWLALLWLFSLM
- the clpP gene encoding ATP-dependent Clp endopeptidase proteolytic subunit ClpP — its product is MPLIPYVVEKSGREERVFDIYSRLLKDRIIFLGTGVNDEVANLIVAQMLFLQSEDPKADINLYVNSPGGSVSAGMAIYDTMQFVTCDVATYCIGQAASMGAVLLTAGAAGKRYALPNARVMIHQPLAGMQGTAEDILIHATEFKRIKHRMNEILLKHTGKPIDQIEADTDRDRFMSAEEAAEYGLIDKVVEHMTN
- the tig gene encoding trigger factor, which gives rise to MNSPDIENAEGSVAEADAPKKLTLDVKVDAPSSCQRHVTVTVSREDIDRYFDVAIEDMVPNAAVPGFRKGFAPKKLVEKRFRAEVKDQVKGTLLMDSMTQATEEQSFSAISEPDFNYSVIELPDEGDLTFEFDIEVRPEFDLPKWKGLKLEKPTKSFEKEDIDKHLTQVLGRYASLAPYEGAAEKDDFLVCNLIFKHDGKKIEHAEEEQIRLREKLSFQDAKWEDFGKEMTGAKAGDKKTATLTISDEAANEQMRGKEVEMEIEVLEVKRMELPEMDEAFLKQIGGFESEGDLRDYVKSDMERQLAYYQQQRLRQQITEELTKDADWDLPPELLKRQARRELERATLELRSAGFGEDDIRAHENELRQNSMASTRKALKEHFILERIAEEEKIEESQQDYDMEVMQIAMQRGESPRRVRAQLEKGGMMDVLRNQIIERKVIDLINSEATHTETDADLQQGNTAAVNILICGEGEEAAPATEKEEASDAE
- a CDS encoding ankyrin repeat domain-containing protein; translated protein: MGAFVVNFHVQGSSQDRVTDVLQGIGIEGGWISGPTGRWISFWDSLASRQNTARIQEIAQPLSRQLEAPVFAFLNHDSDFICYWLYDNGKLLDEYNSCPGYFDGDTSQESAMAANCELLRKYCRAETSVEALEEILKIWTQAEAMQGITSQYVFAEERLSALAPHLEIRSEMLYTDYGDIGRDVQPEEVGALWIGQGEPSDHPGIFEMGMEDFEGMAEMGEESPAARVSTSPVHEAAMRGDLAAIERLVGEGANINETNQMFIVPPLSLAAGNASPEFLRRMVELGADVHFRGNQGVGSSPLHMAVMAGKGDNVRELIALGADVNEYDQHTGTLLHAAAMRGSKPVVKLLLELGADPTRLSPNGETPADIVRNQLKQMDEAMKMMRGMPTPPQLQEHIDGLKKLEEFLSESPNEES
- a CDS encoding ClpP family protease; translated protein: MNFDYLNAPVGPQAMAYAEYQRQRQMTLNDLLLENRIIFLQGEIYDGNANQLVMQLLYLQSENRRKQIHFYINSPGGSVTATMAIYDTMNMLSCPVATYCVGLAASGGAILLAGGAAGKRFILPHAKVMIHQPHGGVGGQVSDIEIQANEIIKTREELNKILAQHCDQPIDKIAKDVNRDFYMNAQEAKEYRIVDEILNKPPAEAGEED